A stretch of Tenrec ecaudatus isolate mTenEca1 chromosome 2, mTenEca1.hap1, whole genome shotgun sequence DNA encodes these proteins:
- the ROPN1L gene encoding ropporin-1-like protein, whose translation MPLPDTMFCAQQIHIPPELPDILKQFTKAAIRTQPTDVLQWSAGYFSALSRGDPLPVKDRLEIPVATQKTDTGLTQGLLKVLHKQCSHKPMVDLEDLEEKWRNLCLPTEKFHALLRLDPPLEKDIEWIKFLALGCSSLGGSLNSAMKHACQILTADPEGGPACIPFKAFSYIYRYLASLDPDISRLDTESYLSTLKDKIECRKNGMIGLSDFFISKRKV comes from the exons ATGCCGCTTCCCGACACCATGTTCTGCGCGCAGCAGATCCACATCCCTCCGGAGCTGCCTGACATCCTGAAGCAGTTCACCAAGGCTGCCATCCGCACCCAGCCGACCGACGTGCTGCAGTGGTCCGCGGG CTATTTTTCAGCTCTGTCCCGAGGGGACCCCCTTCCTGTGAAGGACAGGCTTGAGATCCCAGTGGCCACCCAGAAGACAGACACGGGCCTCACGCAGGGGCTTCTGAAGGTGCTACACAAGCAG tgCAGTCACAAGCCCATGGTAGACCTGGAGGACCTGGAGGAGAAGTGGAGGAACCTGTGCCTGCCCACTGAGAAGTTCCACGCGCTCCTGAGGCTGGACccccccctggagaaggacatagagTGGATCAAGTTCCTGGCGCTGGGGTGCAGCTCGCTGGGCGGG TCCCTGAACTCAGCCATGAAGCACGCCTGTCAGATCCTGACAGCGGACCCTGAGGGCGGGCCCGCGTGCATCCCCTTCAAGGCCTTCAGCTACATTTACCGCTACCTGGCCAGCCTGGACCCCGACATTTCCCGCCTGGACACGGAGTCTTACCTCAGCACCCTGAAGGACAAAAT AGAGTGTAGGAAGAATGGTATGATTGGCCTCTCCGATTTCTTCATCTCCAAGAGGAAGGTTTAA